A single genomic interval of Terriglobus albidus harbors:
- a CDS encoding MFS transporter, which translates to MLLLHMVSFGKVYKLRFFLAVLLFALSAIAFLDRTNISIAGLQISEEFGLGYQRLGLIFSAFLIGYAGFQIPAGWLAARFGPRRVLTLGTLWWGVATLMVAVLPTGLPGAVFFLIAIRLILGAGEAVVYPAANQFVAQWIPVSERGIINGLIFAGVGAGSGLTPPLLNWIIAHDGWRAAFYFSALLGTGIGLVWWFVSRDTPNEHPSLSMTELQEIEVGLSARLDRDLRNGNGNGSNSQPISFSWRQLFGRRDLPALMMGYFCFGYVSWIYFSWFFLYMAKVRGVDLKASAQISMLPFLSMTLCCLAGGAASDWLSGTKGLRIGRCYLATGALFLTGVFLLLGSRAKSPLVAGIILAFGAGALYISQSSFWSASNDIAGRRSAVFSSIVNMGGQLGGAVTASLTPWIAQNFGWTVSFAVAACFAVIGGVCWLFVHPEVPLLLPQEEVRVNVA; encoded by the coding sequence ATGCTGTTACTCCACATGGTCAGTTTTGGGAAGGTCTATAAGCTTCGCTTTTTTCTTGCAGTTCTGCTGTTCGCTCTGAGCGCGATTGCCTTCCTTGACCGCACCAATATCTCGATCGCCGGACTTCAGATCAGCGAGGAGTTCGGACTCGGTTACCAGCGGCTAGGACTCATTTTCAGCGCTTTTCTGATCGGCTATGCAGGATTTCAAATCCCCGCGGGATGGCTGGCCGCCCGCTTTGGGCCGCGCCGCGTTCTGACTCTGGGCACCTTATGGTGGGGCGTCGCTACGCTAATGGTGGCCGTACTGCCTACCGGACTTCCCGGTGCCGTCTTCTTCCTGATCGCCATCCGCCTGATCCTCGGCGCCGGAGAAGCCGTGGTCTATCCGGCAGCTAACCAGTTCGTCGCCCAGTGGATCCCGGTCAGCGAGCGCGGCATCATCAACGGCCTGATCTTCGCCGGAGTAGGCGCGGGCAGCGGCCTCACTCCCCCGCTCCTTAACTGGATCATCGCCCATGACGGCTGGCGCGCGGCCTTCTACTTCAGCGCCCTCCTCGGCACAGGCATCGGCCTGGTCTGGTGGTTTGTCTCGCGCGACACACCGAATGAACATCCCTCGCTCTCCATGACCGAGTTGCAGGAGATCGAAGTCGGCCTCTCGGCACGCCTCGACCGCGATCTTCGCAACGGCAATGGAAACGGCAGCAATAGCCAGCCGATCTCCTTCTCCTGGCGTCAGCTCTTCGGCCGCCGCGACCTTCCGGCGCTGATGATGGGATACTTCTGCTTCGGCTACGTCTCCTGGATCTACTTCAGCTGGTTTTTCCTCTATATGGCGAAGGTCCGCGGAGTCGACCTGAAGGCGAGCGCTCAGATCTCCATGCTTCCGTTCCTGTCGATGACGCTCTGCTGCCTCGCAGGCGGAGCAGCGAGCGACTGGCTCTCGGGAACCAAAGGACTCCGCATCGGCCGCTGCTACCTGGCTACCGGAGCTCTGTTCCTGACCGGCGTCTTCCTTCTGCTGGGCTCGCGGGCAAAGAGCCCCCTGGTTGCTGGCATCATCCTTGCCTTCGGCGCCGGCGCTCTCTATATCTCGCAGAGCTCGTTCTGGTCGGCCTCCAATGACATCGCCGGCCGCCGGTCGGCTGTCTTCTCTTCGATCGTGAACATGGGCGGCCAGTTAGGCGGAGCCGTCACCGCCTCCCTGACACCGTGGATCGCCCAGAACTTCGGCTGGACCGTCTCCTTTGCCGTCGCCGCCTGCTTCGCCGTGATTGGCGGCGTCTGCTGGCTCTTTGTCCACCCCGAGGTTCCCCTGCTGCTGCCGCAGGAGGAAGTTCGGGTCAACGTCGCGTAA
- a CDS encoding amidohydrolase/deacetylase family metallohydrolase, translating to MEFHIQAVKALRNKFLVQSVLLLASCVAVANAQHYDLIVQHGHVIDPKNGIDGVMDVAVLDGKIAKVAKSIAASEAVKAVDATGLYVTPGLIDIHAHVYAGTGERNSYAGDNSLYPDGYTFRVGVTTVVDAGSSGWRSFEDFKDRVIDRSHTRILAMLNIVGAGMRGAKYEQNLDDMDGEATGKMALKYPGLIVGIKSAHFEGPEWKPYEQAVIAGNIAKVPVMIDYGSNRKERPLYDLLSKVLRPGDIYTHMYSGLRGEQDATTGKTSEALKIGRKRGIYFDVGHGGGSFNWTVAAPLVKEGFIPDSISTDIHITSMNAGMKDQLNVASKMMTLGLSLQEVVKEMTSNPAKEIQHPELGNLTEGSPADIAVLRLETGKFGFVDMNNTVYPGTKKLACELTVHDGKVVYDLNGLSADPWDGKVVTPAQAKRFTTMHVRPEKPSVAH from the coding sequence GTGGAATTCCATATACAGGCGGTAAAGGCTTTGCGGAACAAGTTTCTGGTTCAATCGGTGCTTCTGCTGGCGTCCTGCGTTGCGGTGGCAAACGCTCAGCACTACGACCTCATTGTGCAGCACGGTCATGTCATCGATCCGAAGAACGGCATCGACGGAGTGATGGACGTTGCGGTGCTGGATGGAAAGATTGCCAAGGTAGCCAAATCCATCGCTGCCTCTGAAGCGGTGAAGGCCGTGGATGCGACGGGCCTTTACGTTACGCCCGGTCTGATCGATATCCACGCGCACGTGTATGCGGGGACCGGTGAGCGCAACTCGTATGCAGGCGACAACAGTCTTTATCCTGACGGCTATACCTTCCGCGTCGGCGTTACGACCGTGGTGGATGCGGGCAGTTCCGGATGGCGATCTTTTGAGGACTTCAAAGATCGCGTTATTGACCGCTCCCACACCCGCATCCTGGCCATGCTGAATATCGTCGGCGCCGGCATGCGTGGCGCCAAGTACGAGCAGAATCTTGACGACATGGACGGCGAGGCTACCGGAAAGATGGCGCTGAAGTATCCGGGTCTGATCGTCGGTATCAAGAGCGCTCACTTTGAAGGACCTGAGTGGAAGCCATATGAACAGGCAGTCATTGCCGGCAATATTGCGAAGGTTCCCGTGATGATCGATTACGGTTCCAACCGCAAGGAGCGGCCGCTGTACGACCTGCTCTCGAAGGTGCTACGTCCGGGCGATATCTATACCCATATGTACTCCGGCCTGCGCGGTGAGCAGGATGCCACGACCGGCAAGACGAGCGAAGCCCTCAAGATCGGCCGTAAGCGTGGCATCTACTTCGATGTGGGTCACGGTGGCGGAAGCTTCAACTGGACGGTTGCAGCGCCGCTCGTGAAGGAAGGGTTCATTCCGGACTCCATCTCGACGGACATTCACATCACCAGCATGAATGCCGGCATGAAAGACCAGTTGAACGTTGCCAGCAAGATGATGACGCTGGGCCTCTCGCTGCAGGAGGTCGTCAAAGAGATGACCTCAAATCCGGCCAAGGAGATTCAGCATCCTGAGCTTGGCAATCTCACAGAAGGCTCGCCTGCTGATATTGCAGTGCTGCGCCTGGAGACTGGGAAGTTCGGCTTTGTCGATATGAACAATACGGTCTATCCGGGCACGAAAAAACTTGCCTGCGAGCTTACCGTTCATGACGGCAAGGTCGTGTATGACCTGAACGGCCTGTCGGCCGATCCATGGGATGGAAAAGTTGTTACTCCGGCGCAGGCGAAGCGCTTTACCACGATGCACGTTCGTCCGGAGAAGCCTTCCGTAGCCCATTGA